The window TTTCTATGAAACCGCAGTATGTCATTGACATGCTGCGGTTTTTTATGCTTAAGCGGGTGGTCATTTTTAATTCCATAGCTCTTTTATCTGTAAGCGATATTAAACAACCTCTATCTTAAATATGTTAAAGGCACAAATTGACATCTATCTACTATCAGTGCAAATTTTATCAATTATACGCCCTTACTTTTTAATACCACAATAAACATTTTGGCTTCAATGCGACCTACGCCTTGTATACCAAAAGCAATCGTTAATACCTTTTACTTGTTATGTTGTGGGATAGTTTTTTCGCTTTCCTGTCTGCCGACAGGCAGGCGCGAAAGCGAACTAACGATAACCATAACTGCTTTCATGAGCACATCAAAGCTGCTACAGTTATTGTAAATTTGTGGCTTTGATACGATTTCATGAGCAATCAACAACGATTTACGATTACCGCGGCATTGCCGTATACTAACGGACCGGTTCACATAGGTCACCTAGCAGGCGTTTACGTACCGGCAGATATTTATGCGCGTTACCAGCGATTAAAAGGTGCAGACGTTGCCTTTATTTGCGGGAGCGATGAGCATGGGGTGCCTATTACGCTTAAGGCCAAAAAAGAAGGCGTCTCACCACAGGAAATCGTGGATCGTTACCATAAGATCATTGGAGATTCTTTTGAAGAATTTGGTATCTCGTTTGATAATTACAGCCGCACTAGTGCGCCTATTCATCATGAAACAGCAAGTAAATTCTTTACTAAATTATACGATGATGGCAAGTTTATCGAGCAAGTCACAGAACAACTCTATGATGCTGAGGCTAATCAGTTTCTAGCCGACCGTTTTGTCGTGGGAACTTGTCCGAAATGCGGCAATCCAGAATCCTACGGCGATCAATGCGAGCGCTGTGGAACTTCTCACAACGCAACCGATTTGATCGAGCCCAAAAGCGCCATCACTGGCAACGTTCCAGAATTGCGCGAGACCAAACACTGGTTCCTGCCACTGGACCAATATAGTGACTGGCTCAATGAGTGGATTGTGGAAGGCCATGCGGCTGATTGGAAAACTAACGTATTGGGCCAAGTAAAAGGTTGGGTGACCGACGGTCTCAAGCCACGCGCGGTAACCCGTGATCTGGATTGGGGAATTCCAGTTCCTGTAGAAGGTGCTGATGGCAAGGTGTTGTACGTTTGGTTTGATGCGCCTATAGGCTATATATCAGCTACTAAAGAATGGGCAGCAGATAATGACAAGAATTGGGAAGATTACTGGAAGGATAAAGACACAAAACTGCTTCATTTTATAGGCAAGGATAACATTGTTTTTCACTGCATCATTTTCCCAGCGATGTTGAAGGCGCACGGTGAATTTATTTTGCCAGACAACGTTCCAGCAAACGAGTTTTTAAACTTGGAAGACGACAAGATCTCGACCTCTAGAAATTGGGCGGTTTGGTTGCATGAATATTTACAGGACTTTCCTAATCAACAGGATGTGTTGCGATATGTATTGACTGCAAACGCTCCAGAAACTAAGGATAATAACTTTACCTGGAAGGATTTCCAGGCGCGTAACAATAATGAATTGGTGGCCGTGCTGGGGAACTTTATCAATCGCGCCCTGGTATTGACGCATAAATATTACGATGGAGTAGTGCCGCAGCCTGGCGAGTTTACGGCGGTCGATCAAGAAACGCTTGATGCCGTTAATGCATTTCCCAAAAGCATAGAAGATAGTCTGGAACGATATCGCTTTCGCGAAAGCGCAAACGAGTTCATGAATCTCGCACGACTAGGAAACAAATACCTAGCCGATGAAGAACCTTGGAAACTCATCAAAACCGATCCAGAACGTGTCAAAACCATCATGTTTATTGGTCTACAAATTGCAGGAGCACTAGCCGTTCTTGCAGAACCATTCCTACCGCATACGGCTACGAAATTACAGGACATGCTCAACATCGCGTCAAATCCTGCAGCGAGACTGCGTACAGATCTAGTCAAGATCGAATGGAACGACATTGCTGAGAAACAAGAACTATTGCACCACGGCTACAAAATCAATACAGCCGAATTGCTATTCTCAAAAATCGAGGACGAACAAATAGAAGCGCAGCTGCAAAAATTGGAAGCAACCAAAGCTGCCAACAAATCCACAACACCTAATCTTATGCCACAGAAAGAAGAAACTAACTACGATGATTTCATGAAAATGGACCTGCGCGTTGCAGAAATCCTAACCGCAGAAAAATTGCCGAAGTCCAACAAATTGATGGTCATGACCGTAGATACGGGCATCGACAAAAGAACCATTGTTTCAGGAATAGCAAAGCACTACAGTGCAGAAGAATTAGTAGGCAGAAAAGTAACCGTTCTGGCGAACCTCGCACCCAGAAAATTGATGGGCGTAGAATCTCAAGGAATGATTTTATTAGCTGAAGATCCTGAAGGGAAACTGGTTTTTGTAAATCCGGATGATGCAATCGTGAATGGGGCGACCATAGCATAATGTAATTATTATGAAAGAATTTTTGCCATACCTATCGATATTCACTGTTTTTTTAGCTTCGTTTTTTGCTATAATGGGGGCTTATCTAAATGCGAAACAAAATGCAAGAAATAAATGGCTCGATGATTTTCGAAATGCTATTTCAAGTTATAGTTCATCTATACAACAATTTGAATTTTTTTCTGCAGAGGCAAGAATCGCTTTTCAATCTGGAAAGATAGAATTGGAGCAAATTGAAAAATACAAGCTGACAATTCAATCAATAACCAAAAACAATCAGGATGTTATGTACTTATTATTACCAAATGATAAAACCCATCAGTCATTACAAACAGCACTAAATAATCAGCAAATGCAAATAATTAGCTACGCGCAAACTGATTCAGAAGAATTGGATTTGAAAAGTGCCAGAATTTTTACCCTCGGAAAAACAATCTATCACAAAGTTCAAACTACTAATTATTTTAATCTGAGATCAACCCTATAATCTTGGTTTAATTGAACTTTTAAAACAATAGAGTTATAATTAAAATCAAAGTTCACTTTTGAAAGGAAAGGCGAAAATGTGGTTTTATAATTTTAGATGATGCTATAGTGAATGGAGCTACGATAGCATAACTTTAAATAAATTTTTAATTATGAATTTAAAAAGCGTAATGCTAATTGCTTCATTTGCCTTGTTGACTTCTTGTGCCTTGAAGCCTATTCCATCCCAGATGGAATATCAAAAAATTGAAAATGTTGAATTAGATCAGCTGGGCAACGGAAAGATTATGATATATAACGGCTCCAATGTTTTTCATAAAGCAGATAATACAGAAAGGCTCAATATTCACATAAACGATAAAGCTTTAGGGCAATTACGTGGAAGTGAATATGTAATCATTAATCTAACTGATGGAGATTACAAGTTTGACGTATTGCATCTTGACTTAGTAAATATGCGAAGTTCCCATGATGTCACTGTTAATTCACAGACTAAGGTTATTATGATCAGGCCAAACATTACTTCAAACAAATTAGAAGTCACCAATGAGCTTCCAGAAAAATGGGAGAAATTCAAGTATGTAGAGCCAAGATAGTCTGCTTCTCATGTTAATTTCATAACAGAAAAGGCGCAGAATTATTTCTGCGCCTTTTCTGTTTTCATATAGAAACTTAACTACTCTTCCTCGCTACTATTCTTTGCAGCCTCACCTTTCTTGATGGAATCTGGTTGTAGATTATCGTCCTTAGCAATTCCTTTAGCGTGAGGTATTGGGTGTTTTCCTTTAGTTTCTTCGAAGTTTGGCGTTTTCATAGTTTTCTTTTTTAATTAGTTCATCGCTCTAAAGCGATTTCCTACAAGTTAAAGAAAATGAGGTCAAGTTTTGTGGTTGCTAACATTACTTTACGATTTCTTGGGATTGAAATCGAATAAAATATTATTGAAGTTCTCTAACCTTTTCTTTTTGCCATAGGGCTAGATAAAGTAGAATTCCAATTACCGGCGCAAGAACAACCACTAGAATATAGATTAATTTGTTGTCATCTTTTTTAAAGGTGCTCCGCGCGATGTCAACGATGCAATAAATCCATAATCCGATTAAGGAAAGAACTAATATTAAAATAAAGCTAGCAGGCAAGAAACTGTCCATTTTCAAGAATTTATTAAAAATACAAGTATTTCTTGAATATTATAAGTTATTCCGGCAACGCCACATAAGTATCATCATTTTCCATCATAGGGAAAGTCTTGTCTTTCCAGGCTTCTTTAGCCGCTTCAATCTTGTCTTTAGAATGGCTTACAAAGTTCCAGTAGATATGCCGCTCTTCTGGGAACGGCTCACCGCCAAAAATCAGTATGTGGCTGCCGGCTTTGATGGTTATGTCGCAGACATCTTCGGTTTTACTGACCAGCATATTTCCTGCTTCAATCACGTCACCGCAAGCGGTAACACTTCCTGTGACGATGGTGATGCCTATTTCACCAGATAGATTTCCGGCGGCTTTGAATTGATAATCGGTTGTGGTTTTGATGTCAATCATGAAAAGCTCTGAATGCACAGGTACGGGTGATTCCTTACCATATCCTTTTCCAGCGACTAGTTTGAAGTCTGCGCCACGATCTTGCCATGCGGGCAACGCATCGGCTTCTATGTGGTAAAATTCGGGTTCGATATCTTCCAGTTCTTTTGGAAGTGCGACCCAAATTTGATAGCCGTGCATGGTAAATTCGGTATTGGAGGCGCGTAGGTGTTGAGGCGTGCGTTCGGTATGTGTGACTCCTTTTCCGGCTACCATCCAGTTGACTGATCCAGGTAAAATGGTTTGGTTGGTCCCAATTCCATCTAGGTGTTGCAACTCGCCTTCCATCAAATAAGTTAAAGTGGATAACCCGATGTGCGGGTGTTGATCCACATCCATGTATTTCTCTGGACCTAACGCTTCAGGTCCCATATGATCAATAAAAATAAATGGACCTACCATGCGCTTCTTACGGAAAGGAATCAATCTTCCCACTAGAAAGTCGCCTATATCGCGACTGCGCTCTTCAATAATTAAACCCGTGTTGGACATCTTTGGAAGTTTAGTTCATTGAGTTTGAGATTTTTCTTCTAAATGTAAAAAGAAAAAATATGCTAAATAATACTATAAAGGCGATCCCATAATCAAAGATTGATCTACCCAAATCAAAATGGTGCGAACGCTTCCTAGGTATAAGAATCAACGAATCTTCTCCCGCATCAATATTGCAAGCAGATAATGCATCGATATATGGTTTTTTGTCAACTGGAGCAACAACCTTTTCAAAATATGCGAACTCCTGAAAGTCTTGTTTGGTAAATGCCAGTCTCGATTCATTCAAAAATACCGCTACCTCCTCATTCTGTTTTTCATATTTTTTAATATTATTTAACTGGTCCTGATAATGAACGCCAAAATAAATGGTTTCTTGACCCTCAAAACGTCCAGCAAAGTTTAGATAGATTTTCGCATTATTGCCTCCTCTCATTCCTCTAATATTTATAGAGAGCAATGTGTCTTCGCAGGTCAATTTTTTTTCCAATCCGAATCTATTAATCCGAAAATAGCGTTCTTCAGGATAGTTTTTAATGGTAGCGGGTACCTGAACTGTGATGATTTCAAAAGCTGCTTTATGTAAGTTAAACTGACTTATGATTAGAGGTAAGGAGATAAGAAAAGCACAGAGAAAAGGAATCGTACGGCGCAGCTTGTCATGTCTGTAGTCAAGCAAGTTCAATTTTTTTCTATACCAAATAAATATTGGTATCCAAGGAAAGAAAAAAGGGATCCAGAAATTCCAAGCCCATTTTGGTAAAGTGACCCATCCAAGTTCAAAATCTAATAGCCATCTTAAGATATTGTAGCTAAAAAATGAACCTATCAATAAGGCGATAAATGGCAGGTATATCTTTTGCCATTTCGTCGAAAACTTGAACATGTATATGCTTAAAAAGTTCAATTTAAGGATAATGTATATTCCGCTTTCGCGAAAGCGAAATAAACCTTAAAATTATTTTTGATTTTACTTTCGATTCTGATTTTACACTGTACTTTTGCGGCATCTCAAGGGGTGCTTTTTTAACCGAA of the Nonlabens marinus S1-08 genome contains:
- the metG gene encoding methionine--tRNA ligase, with the protein product MSNQQRFTITAALPYTNGPVHIGHLAGVYVPADIYARYQRLKGADVAFICGSDEHGVPITLKAKKEGVSPQEIVDRYHKIIGDSFEEFGISFDNYSRTSAPIHHETASKFFTKLYDDGKFIEQVTEQLYDAEANQFLADRFVVGTCPKCGNPESYGDQCERCGTSHNATDLIEPKSAITGNVPELRETKHWFLPLDQYSDWLNEWIVEGHAADWKTNVLGQVKGWVTDGLKPRAVTRDLDWGIPVPVEGADGKVLYVWFDAPIGYISATKEWAADNDKNWEDYWKDKDTKLLHFIGKDNIVFHCIIFPAMLKAHGEFILPDNVPANEFLNLEDDKISTSRNWAVWLHEYLQDFPNQQDVLRYVLTANAPETKDNNFTWKDFQARNNNELVAVLGNFINRALVLTHKYYDGVVPQPGEFTAVDQETLDAVNAFPKSIEDSLERYRFRESANEFMNLARLGNKYLADEEPWKLIKTDPERVKTIMFIGLQIAGALAVLAEPFLPHTATKLQDMLNIASNPAARLRTDLVKIEWNDIAEKQELLHHGYKINTAELLFSKIEDEQIEAQLQKLEATKAANKSTTPNLMPQKEETNYDDFMKMDLRVAEILTAEKLPKSNKLMVMTVDTGIDKRTIVSGIAKHYSAEELVGRKVTVLANLAPRKLMGVESQGMILLAEDPEGKLVFVNPDDAIVNGATIA
- a CDS encoding PLDc N-terminal domain-containing protein; this encodes MDSFLPASFILILVLSLIGLWIYCIVDIARSTFKKDDNKLIYILVVVLAPVIGILLYLALWQKEKVRELQ
- a CDS encoding pirin family protein — translated: MSNTGLIIEERSRDIGDFLVGRLIPFRKKRMVGPFIFIDHMGPEALGPEKYMDVDQHPHIGLSTLTYLMEGELQHLDGIGTNQTILPGSVNWMVAGKGVTHTERTPQHLRASNTEFTMHGYQIWVALPKELEDIEPEFYHIEADALPAWQDRGADFKLVAGKGYGKESPVPVHSELFMIDIKTTTDYQFKAAGNLSGEIGITIVTGSVTACGDVIEAGNMLVSKTEDVCDITIKAGSHILIFGGEPFPEERHIYWNFVSHSKDKIEAAKEAWKDKTFPMMENDDTYVALPE